One window from the genome of Roseisolibacter agri encodes:
- a CDS encoding patatin-like phospholipase family protein encodes MPGDPQDRAQTPATRRSPRVVARQAPRIALVLGGGGLKGFAHIGVLRALRERGIRPSLVAGSSIGALLGAAYAAGLHEDEMARRAVALKRRDLFRINHYGMLVERMRAASLYMAEPLRELVEQVVPDGDFDTLELPLLVNTVDVARGTQVVWGLNGLRDVPVRDAVYASCALPGFFPPGRVDGRVCVDGGTVDNLPVSIAARNRVAPPVDAIIAVDVGNADLTHDTTIHAQGFASIFMRSASVMMQALQVPPLSHWNGPPMLLVRPRVSHIGWFVFGHAQELIDEGYRAACEALRGLDELFTAPGGIFPRRTVRLSVDHEKCTACGLCVALAPHVMGQQADGTAYPLSRELSWSPADGNFVRICPTHAITVETVGRVSAPSPILATPVVLPPATLPASATPGLAPLVPVVPLAPAMEQVVPGGEDGLLETPPAA; translated from the coding sequence ATGCCTGGAGACCCCCAAGACCGCGCGCAAACCCCCGCCACCCGGCGATCGCCGCGCGTCGTCGCGCGCCAGGCGCCGCGCATCGCGCTGGTGCTGGGTGGCGGGGGCCTGAAGGGATTCGCGCACATCGGCGTGCTGCGCGCGCTGCGCGAGCGCGGCATCCGCCCCTCGCTCGTCGCCGGCTCCAGCATCGGCGCGCTGCTCGGCGCCGCGTACGCGGCGGGGCTGCACGAGGACGAGATGGCGCGGCGTGCCGTCGCGCTCAAGCGCCGCGACCTGTTCCGCATCAACCACTACGGCATGCTGGTCGAGCGCATGCGCGCCGCGTCGCTGTACATGGCGGAGCCGCTGCGCGAGCTCGTCGAGCAGGTGGTGCCCGACGGCGACTTCGACACGCTGGAGCTGCCGCTGCTGGTCAACACCGTGGACGTCGCGCGCGGCACCCAGGTCGTGTGGGGGCTCAACGGGCTGCGCGACGTGCCGGTGCGCGACGCGGTGTACGCGTCGTGCGCGCTGCCCGGCTTCTTCCCGCCCGGACGCGTCGACGGGCGCGTGTGCGTCGACGGCGGCACGGTCGACAACCTCCCCGTCTCCATCGCCGCGCGGAACCGCGTCGCGCCGCCGGTGGACGCGATCATCGCGGTGGACGTCGGCAACGCCGACCTGACGCACGACACGACGATCCACGCGCAGGGCTTCGCGTCGATCTTCATGCGCTCCGCGAGCGTGATGATGCAGGCGCTGCAGGTGCCGCCGCTGAGCCACTGGAACGGCCCGCCGATGCTGCTCGTGCGGCCGCGTGTTAGCCACATCGGGTGGTTCGTCTTCGGCCACGCGCAGGAGCTGATCGACGAGGGCTACCGCGCCGCGTGCGAGGCGCTGCGCGGGCTCGACGAGCTGTTCACGGCGCCCGGCGGGATCTTCCCGCGGCGCACGGTGCGCCTGTCGGTGGACCACGAGAAGTGCACCGCGTGCGGGCTGTGCGTCGCCCTCGCGCCGCACGTGATGGGGCAGCAGGCGGACGGCACGGCCTATCCGCTGAGCCGGGAGCTGTCGTGGTCCCCGGCCGACGGCAACTTCGTGCGCATCTGCCCCACGCACGCGATCACCGTCGAGACGGTGGGCCGGGTGAGCGCGCCGTCGCCGATCCTCGCCACGCCGGTCGTGCTGCCGCCGGCGACGCTCCCCGCGTCGGCGACGCCCGGGCTCGCGCCGCTGGTCCCGGTCGTGCCGCTGGCGCCGGCGATGGAGCAGGTGGTCCCCGGTGGCGAGGACGGGCTGCTGGAGACGCCGCCGGCAGCCTGA
- a CDS encoding APC family permease, whose translation MTTSPSSGPAPARHRDASLVRALGTWGLAAGIVNVTIGGGIFRLPAGAADALGPAAPLAYVVCAIAMGLIVVCFAEAGSRVSLTGGLYAYVEIAFGPFLGFLTGVMLWASMSAALAAVSTFFADSLVALVPAIGAGAGRAIAMLVALALLAGLNVLGVRGASRFNAAMTIAKLLPLAVFVALGALAVNGANLAMTQTPSTDAMARGSAFLIFAFLGVEAALVPSGEVREPSRTVPRALFLAMLAVTVVYIAVHVVAQGILGPALAAAKTPLADAAGIALGEWGRRLILVGSAISMFGYVSGMTLGVPRILYAFGRDGFLPRVFAAVHPRYKTPHVAIVAQAVLTAALALSGGFERLALVANGAALLAYAACCAGAWQLRRKDVRQAGGVPFRTPFGSVAPALALLVIGWLMTGLTMNEWIALAVVLVLSVPAYFLTKGRRVPHGGAESGEAEDERARYETAQPRA comes from the coding sequence ATGACGACCTCTCCCTCCAGCGGCCCGGCGCCCGCGCGCCACCGCGACGCGTCCCTCGTGCGCGCCCTCGGCACGTGGGGGCTGGCCGCCGGCATCGTGAACGTGACCATCGGCGGCGGCATCTTCCGCCTCCCCGCCGGCGCCGCCGACGCCCTCGGCCCCGCCGCCCCGCTCGCGTACGTCGTCTGCGCGATCGCGATGGGCCTGATCGTCGTCTGCTTCGCCGAGGCGGGGAGTCGCGTCTCGCTGACGGGCGGCCTGTACGCGTACGTCGAGATCGCGTTCGGCCCGTTCCTCGGCTTCCTCACCGGCGTGATGCTCTGGGCGAGCATGAGCGCCGCGCTGGCCGCCGTCTCGACCTTCTTCGCCGACTCGCTGGTGGCGCTCGTGCCGGCGATCGGCGCCGGCGCGGGACGCGCGATCGCGATGCTGGTGGCGCTGGCGCTCCTCGCGGGGCTGAACGTCCTCGGCGTGCGCGGCGCGAGCCGGTTCAATGCCGCGATGACGATCGCGAAGCTGCTGCCGCTGGCGGTCTTCGTCGCGCTCGGGGCGCTGGCGGTCAACGGCGCGAACCTCGCCATGACGCAGACGCCGAGCACCGACGCGATGGCGCGGGGCTCGGCCTTCCTCATCTTCGCCTTCCTCGGCGTCGAGGCGGCGCTGGTCCCCAGCGGCGAGGTGCGCGAGCCGTCGCGCACCGTGCCGCGCGCGCTCTTCCTCGCGATGCTCGCGGTGACGGTGGTCTACATCGCGGTGCACGTCGTGGCGCAGGGGATCCTCGGGCCCGCGCTGGCCGCCGCGAAGACGCCGCTCGCCGACGCCGCCGGCATCGCGCTCGGCGAGTGGGGGCGCAGGCTGATCCTCGTCGGCTCCGCGATCTCGATGTTCGGCTACGTCAGCGGCATGACGCTCGGCGTGCCGCGCATCCTGTACGCGTTCGGCCGCGACGGCTTCCTGCCGCGCGTCTTCGCGGCCGTGCACCCGCGCTACAAGACGCCGCACGTCGCGATCGTCGCGCAGGCGGTGCTCACCGCGGCGCTCGCGCTCAGCGGCGGCTTCGAGCGGCTGGCGCTCGTCGCCAACGGCGCCGCGCTGCTGGCCTACGCCGCGTGCTGCGCGGGCGCCTGGCAGCTGCGCCGCAAGGACGTGCGGCAGGCCGGCGGCGTGCCGTTCCGGACCCCCTTCGGCAGCGTCGCGCCCGCGCTCGCGCTGCTCGTCATCGGCTGGCTGATGACGGGGCTCACGATGAACGAGTGGATCGCGCTCGCCGTCGTGCTCGTGCTGTCCGTGCCCGCGTACTTCCTCACGAAAGGGCGGCGCGTTCCGCACGGAGGAGCGGAGAGCGGTGAAGCGGAGGACGAAAGGGCGCGATACGAGACGGCGCAGCCTCGCGCCTGA